One genomic window of Gracilinema caldarium DSM 7334 includes the following:
- a CDS encoding ABC transporter substrate-binding protein, translating into MKSCKLFVSFSTVLITIAVLAGISLSCSSNQKQDALYKIQKAKTLVIGTSADYPPYEFHSLKDGKDLIVGFDIAIAQEIAKDLGVKLEIKDMQFDGLLAALQAGTIDIVISGMTPTEERKKSVDFSTTYYYAVHGVIVRAEDKEKYQTVEALKNARLSAQKGTIQVGIAKTQILGLSEAEAEKPSDKVKELGTIKNLILDLKNKKVDAIVAELPVATAYVNNNPDLALAAPTFTDDQGGSAIAVKKGNPELLAAINKTVERLMAEKKIDQFVTEANELVEN; encoded by the coding sequence ATGAAATCTTGCAAATTGTTTGTTTCTTTCTCAACGGTCCTCATAACCATTGCAGTTCTGGCAGGAATCAGCCTGTCCTGTTCATCAAACCAAAAACAGGATGCTCTGTATAAAATTCAGAAAGCCAAGACCCTGGTTATTGGTACGTCGGCAGATTATCCACCCTACGAATTTCACAGTCTTAAGGACGGAAAGGATCTTATCGTTGGGTTTGATATTGCTATTGCCCAGGAAATCGCCAAAGACCTCGGTGTAAAACTAGAGATAAAGGATATGCAGTTTGATGGACTCCTGGCAGCCCTGCAGGCTGGTACCATCGATATTGTCATCTCCGGTATGACCCCTACGGAAGAGCGGAAAAAGAGTGTCGATTTCAGTACTACCTATTATTATGCGGTCCATGGGGTGATTGTACGGGCAGAAGATAAGGAAAAATACCAGACCGTTGAGGCTCTGAAAAATGCTCGGCTTTCTGCTCAGAAGGGTACCATCCAGGTTGGTATTGCCAAGACTCAAATCCTCGGTCTCTCTGAAGCTGAAGCTGAAAAGCCTTCCGATAAGGTTAAGGAATTGGGTACCATTAAGAACCTCATTCTGGACCTTAAAAATAAAAAAGTCGATGCAATCGTCGCGGAACTCCCTGTGGCCACTGCCTATGTGAATAACAACCCTGATCTGGCCTTAGCAGCACCTACCTTCACCGATGACCAAGGTGGATCCGCTATTGCAGTAAAGAAAGGGAACCCGGAACTTCTGGCGGCCATCAATAAGACCGTGGAACGGCTGATGGCTGAAAAGAAAATAGACCAGTTTGTTACTGAAGCCAATGAACTGGTAGAAAATTAG
- a CDS encoding VWA domain-containing protein, producing MKTVKFILACLFVLFILMNIGCSSSAPAVATVSGDSTTPMVTAPEPAKDAKSAPKIGLGDTEMDDYGVSEKVGRSEYTTGSVSGRKNIESGLKAGLVDDNTQYNYFLDFLNRFKDTPGIRPVPVENRIILTVLDERKKPIPNALVSVYNEKKVLVEQIKTYADGRVLINPLTDSPGLWNIEASTPGSGSGKQALQGRISVSPQGLRNIELSLSTKPSQGALWVPTPVPLDIVFILDTTGSMGEEIERLKATIEIIRDNLDLATPRPQLRFGLVLYRDRGDDYITWPFPLTENLKNFQSNLAKAKADGGGDTPEDLEAALAVALDDKMGWNPNGARLIFIITDAPAHTYIDGIPYNESVERARTQAIRIHSIGTGGLTLDGEYQLRQISQRSRGKYIFLTYGEKGESEGGAPGAVSHHTGANWTADRLEAIIIRLAKEEISLLSGDSVSVPSDDYYEARAVPERDVESILDELFTETVVRLLDYATTPITKGTRVSLVPLSYPEAASSLEKKNAERFSARLLQAANQSQRFTLVERNDLQAILQELELSLSAIADPASAAKVGNLVGAEYLILPSMISLPVTKGDDNAWEVYLRLVRVATGEIISVSRARISRSLGYLD from the coding sequence ATGAAAACGGTCAAATTTATTTTAGCCTGTCTATTCGTTCTATTCATTTTGATGAACATAGGCTGTTCTTCTTCGGCTCCTGCGGTCGCTACCGTATCAGGAGATTCTACCACTCCAATGGTTACAGCCCCAGAACCTGCAAAGGATGCTAAATCAGCTCCAAAGATAGGGCTTGGGGATACCGAAATGGATGACTATGGTGTGTCAGAAAAAGTAGGCCGCTCTGAATATACTACAGGTTCTGTCTCGGGGCGTAAAAACATTGAATCCGGCTTAAAAGCAGGCCTTGTAGATGATAATACCCAGTATAACTATTTCCTCGATTTTCTTAATCGTTTCAAGGATACACCCGGTATCAGACCCGTTCCCGTAGAAAACCGGATTATCCTTACTGTTCTTGATGAACGTAAAAAGCCTATCCCCAATGCACTTGTCTCAGTCTATAACGAAAAAAAGGTTCTCGTAGAACAGATAAAAACCTATGCAGATGGCAGGGTACTCATCAATCCGCTAACAGATTCTCCGGGGCTCTGGAATATTGAAGCTAGCACGCCGGGATCTGGCAGTGGCAAACAAGCCTTGCAAGGGCGGATTTCCGTTTCTCCCCAGGGCTTGCGGAATATTGAATTATCTTTATCCACCAAACCGAGTCAGGGCGCCCTATGGGTTCCTACACCAGTACCGCTTGATATTGTTTTTATTCTGGATACTACTGGCTCTATGGGCGAAGAAATCGAGCGGCTCAAAGCAACTATCGAAATCATCAGGGATAATCTGGATCTGGCTACTCCGCGTCCGCAACTTCGTTTCGGCTTAGTTCTCTATCGCGATCGGGGTGATGATTATATTACTTGGCCTTTCCCCCTAACGGAGAATTTGAAAAATTTTCAGTCAAATTTAGCCAAAGCCAAAGCAGATGGTGGTGGTGATACGCCGGAAGACCTGGAAGCTGCTCTGGCAGTTGCATTAGATGATAAAATGGGTTGGAATCCTAATGGCGCTCGGTTGATATTCATCATTACCGATGCCCCAGCCCATACCTATATTGATGGTATCCCCTATAATGAATCCGTAGAGCGGGCTCGTACCCAGGCTATTAGAATCCACAGCATTGGAACTGGGGGCCTCACCCTCGATGGAGAGTATCAGCTCCGTCAGATATCCCAGCGAAGTCGGGGAAAATATATCTTTTTAACCTATGGTGAAAAAGGTGAAAGCGAAGGTGGTGCCCCTGGTGCAGTAAGCCATCATACAGGGGCAAACTGGACCGCAGATCGTCTTGAGGCAATTATCATCCGACTAGCCAAAGAAGAAATTAGTCTTCTTTCAGGAGATTCAGTCAGTGTTCCCTCAGATGACTATTATGAGGCTAGAGCAGTCCCCGAACGGGATGTAGAGTCAATATTGGATGAGCTGTTCACCGAAACTGTTGTCCGTCTTTTGGATTATGCTACTACACCCATCACAAAGGGGACCCGTGTTTCTCTGGTTCCTCTGTCGTATCCGGAAGCTGCTTCGTCATTGGAAAAGAAGAATGCTGAACGATTCAGTGCACGGCTTTTACAGGCAGCAAATCAGTCTCAGCGTTTTACCCTGGTAGAACGGAATGATCTCCAGGCAATACTCCAGGAATTGGAACTCTCTCTGTCGGCGATCGCAGATCCGGCAAGTGCCGCAAAGGTGGGTAACCTTGTAGGGGCAGAATATCTTATCCTGCCAAGTATGATTAGTCTTCCTGTTACCAAGGGTGATGATAATGCCTGGGAAGTGTACCTCAGGCTGGTTCGGGTCGCTACTGGAGAAATTATTTCAGTTTCCCGAGCAAGGATAAGCCGGTCCTTAGGCTACCTTGACTAA
- a CDS encoding YkgJ family cysteine cluster protein: MKAISHYHTPALAETALAEPLRKLYEIYDRIEKSQAGWISATPFRCPEGCGSCCDHFEPDILDVEAYFLASWLLIHQRDRIHSIPFDSDQKGCILSDQNNPYHCTVYEGRPLICRLFAYSGDRGKDGSVRYRPCKFMKSDSVSSHTGKTYSAQELQELFGTLPPVMGDLAGEAAMLLPERSGDRAPLREILPVALAKIQYILDLAAFSAQARQNDPDGNNDGDNDNDGAPLPRAS; the protein is encoded by the coding sequence ATGAAAGCTATTTCTCATTACCATACCCCAGCCCTCGCGGAGACTGCGCTAGCTGAACCTTTGCGTAAGCTCTACGAGATTTATGACAGAATAGAAAAGAGCCAGGCAGGGTGGATTTCTGCCACACCATTCCGATGCCCCGAGGGTTGTGGATCCTGTTGTGACCACTTTGAGCCCGATATTCTCGATGTGGAAGCCTATTTTCTCGCGTCCTGGCTACTCATTCATCAACGGGATAGGATACATTCGATACCTTTTGATTCTGACCAAAAAGGATGTATCCTCTCAGATCAGAATAATCCATATCATTGCACCGTCTATGAAGGCCGTCCTCTCATTTGCAGGCTTTTTGCCTATTCGGGAGACCGTGGTAAGGATGGTTCGGTACGGTATCGACCCTGCAAATTCATGAAAAGTGATTCGGTGAGCAGCCATACGGGGAAAACCTATTCGGCGCAAGAACTGCAGGAACTGTTCGGAACCCTTCCTCCTGTCATGGGGGACCTCGCAGGAGAGGCCGCCATGTTACTTCCTGAACGGTCCGGTGATCGTGCACCGCTCCGGGAGATACTTCCTGTGGCTTTGGCAAAAATTCAGTATATCCTTGACCTGGCGGCTTTCTCTGCCCAGGCTAGACAAAATGACCCCGATGGGAATAACGACGGCGATAATGATAACGATGGAGCACCTCTGCCTCGGGCGAGCTGA
- a CDS encoding nitroreductase family protein: protein MNLFDAIAHRRSVRSFLDKTVEREKIVSIFSAVRLAPSARNAQEWRFILVTDPELREKVATAGGQPFLKQCPVIVVACAETDKRIMRCGEPAYPIDVAIAIDHLTLAATAMGLGTCWIGSFDPEPVKEVLQIPNEVPVVELVALGYPADTERPVADKHRLPLTEILWENQWRKPFSV, encoded by the coding sequence ATGAACCTCTTTGATGCAATTGCCCATCGGCGAAGTGTTAGATCCTTTCTTGATAAGACCGTAGAGCGGGAAAAAATAGTATCTATTTTTTCAGCGGTTCGCCTTGCCCCTTCAGCACGGAATGCTCAGGAATGGCGTTTTATTTTGGTTACTGATCCAGAATTACGGGAAAAAGTTGCCACTGCAGGAGGGCAACCTTTTTTAAAACAATGTCCGGTGATTGTGGTAGCCTGTGCTGAAACAGATAAACGAATAATGCGCTGTGGTGAACCGGCTTACCCTATCGACGTGGCTATTGCGATTGACCACCTTACTCTGGCAGCAACAGCTATGGGTCTTGGTACCTGCTGGATTGGCTCTTTCGACCCGGAACCAGTCAAGGAAGTGCTCCAGATACCAAATGAGGTCCCTGTAGTGGAATTGGTTGCCTTAGGTTATCCCGCCGATACAGAACGGCCCGTGGCGGATAAGCACCGGCTGCCTCTGACTGAAATTCTTTGGGAAAACCAGTGGCGTAAACCCTTTTCGGTATAA
- a CDS encoding alpha/beta hydrolase encodes MTRLFIVLPWIFLSLFGLWLLVVIGIGLRSYRLMFRAQFQDLEYCRTWGLEHNEYTEDFLNLPWELVRIHSAYRDAPIGAIVLSAPAAPVGLDAKGIAVFVHGITWTRYGMLKYMQPFIDRGWHVVAIDLAGHGDSPGGNKSVPAYGYHEKHDIGAVVNWARDRFGVNLPLILIGESMGAATVLQYAPIGAPAGTSAETWKVQAIIADCPYSSAADELDARLADTGIPRFIAKPAHKIVDMLLYLFRGYHLADPSPKEAVLQSPVPILFIHGEADTYVPTWMSQVMADRRGSLKTGPTELLLVPEASHAKSVMVNRDLWFERVFAFLDKHVK; translated from the coding sequence TTGACTCGGTTGTTTATAGTACTACCTTGGATTTTTCTTTCACTTTTTGGTCTATGGCTTCTTGTAGTTATCGGTATAGGTCTTCGTTCTTACAGGCTCATGTTCAGAGCACAATTCCAGGATCTGGAATACTGCCGCACCTGGGGACTCGAACATAACGAATACACAGAGGACTTTCTGAATCTCCCCTGGGAACTGGTCCGTATTCATTCAGCCTACAGGGATGCCCCTATTGGCGCCATAGTACTTTCCGCACCAGCAGCCCCAGTAGGACTTGATGCAAAGGGGATAGCAGTTTTTGTCCATGGTATCACCTGGACACGCTATGGGATGCTCAAATACATGCAGCCCTTTATCGATCGGGGCTGGCATGTGGTAGCCATTGATCTGGCAGGCCATGGAGATAGCCCTGGGGGGAACAAATCGGTCCCTGCCTATGGCTACCATGAAAAACATGATATTGGTGCGGTGGTCAATTGGGCTCGAGACCGTTTTGGAGTAAATCTGCCGCTCATTCTAATAGGAGAGTCTATGGGAGCAGCCACGGTTCTGCAGTATGCACCGATAGGAGCTCCCGCAGGCACATCAGCAGAAACCTGGAAAGTACAGGCCATCATTGCCGATTGCCCCTACTCTTCTGCGGCGGATGAGCTTGATGCACGGCTGGCCGATACGGGAATTCCTCGCTTTATTGCAAAACCAGCCCATAAGATAGTTGATATGCTACTGTACCTGTTCCGGGGTTACCACCTGGCAGATCCCTCGCCCAAAGAAGCGGTGCTGCAAAGCCCGGTTCCTATCCTGTTTATCCATGGAGAGGCGGATACCTATGTACCCACCTGGATGTCCCAGGTCATGGCAGACCGACGGGGTTCTCTTAAAACAGGCCCTACAGAGCTGCTACTCGTACCCGAAGCAAGTCATGCCAAAAGCGTGATGGTAAACCGGGACCTCTGGTTCGAACGGGTCTTTGCTTTTTTAGACAAGCATGTGAAGTAA